Proteins encoded by one window of Lathyrus oleraceus cultivar Zhongwan6 chromosome 1, CAAS_Psat_ZW6_1.0, whole genome shotgun sequence:
- the LOC127129898 gene encoding transcription factor MYB10, with translation MGKGRAPCCDKSQVKRGPWSPAEDLKLIAFVQKFGHENWRSLPKQAGLQRCGKSCRLRWINYLRPDLKRGNFTVEEEETIIKLHEAFGNKWSKIASYMPGRTDNEIKNVWNTHLKKKLVIKNSDSTSGDESKLESSITSPSSSESILSNEVPIKDSEKQVSNNELVIVNEDPKGSSNSLSYSIESNKILNSAEIVDNKIEQQHLSSLESYDIDKILEDMENLDSLIEIPWESDYDLWNFIDNIGSNDQSNVGEESVIQDVVENEFGVVGEIKESKNKEEVQPKNYEVEQEIDPHEAFDFNDIIMSDSELDFGNIQLWSTFSENNSPNV, from the exons atgggAAAAGGAAGAGCACCATGCTGTGATAAGAGTCAAGTTAAGAGAGGACCTTGGAGTCCTGCTGAAGATCTTAAACTTATTGCTTTTGTTCAGAAATTTGGTCATGAAAATTGGAGATCTCTCCCTAAACAAGCAG GTCTCCAACGATGTGGAAAAAGTTGTCGTTTAAGATGGATCAATTATCTTAGACCCGATTTAAAGAGAGGCAATTTTACTGTAGAGGAAGAGGAAACCATCATAAAACTACATGAAGCCTTTGGAAATAA GTGGTCAAAGATTGCATCATATATGCCTGGTAGAACTGATAATGAGATCAAGAATGTGTGGAACACACATTTGAAGAAAAAACTTGTCATCAAAAATTCAGATTCAACCAGTGGAGATGAATCTAAATTAGAATCATCAATAACCTCACCCTCTTCGTCAGAATCAATTTTATCGAACGAGGTACCAATAAAAGACTCCGAAAAACAAGTTTCCAACAATGAACTTGTTATCGTCAATGAGGATCCAAAAGGGTCATCAAATTCGTTGTCATATTCAATAGAGTCGAACAAAATCTTGAACTCAGCCGAAATTGTTGACAACAAAATAGAACAACAACATTTGAGTTCTCTAGAGTCTTATGATATTGACAAAATATTAGAAGATATGGAAAATCTAGACAGTTTGATTGAAATACCATGGGAATCAGATTATGATCTTTGGAATTTTATCGATAATATTGGATCAAATGATCAATCAAATGTTGGTGAAGAGAGTGTTATTCAAGATGTTGTTGAGAATGAGTTTGGAGTAGTAGGTGAAATAAAGGAGTCAAAGAACAAAGAAGAGGTTCAACCAAAGAATTATGAAGTTGAGCAAGAAATTGACCCTCATGAGGCATTTGATTTCAATGATATCATAATGTCTGATTCTGAATTAGATTTTGGTAATATTCAATTGTGGTCCACTTTTTCTGAAAATAATAGTCCTAACGTTTAA
- the LOC127087652 gene encoding uncharacterized protein LOC127087652 → MTQKNGQLDKLEEKDETKEEVEKAEPYVPPPPYEPPTPYPQRLAKSKIEGQLRKFVELLKQLNITIPFTEAITQMPSYAKFLKEILSNNKKLEDDETMTLNIECSAIIQNNMPPKLRDPGIFSIPCVIGKFVIDKALCDLGASVCLMPLPIYERLKLGELRPTRVSLQLADHSIKYPIGMLGNIPV, encoded by the coding sequence ATGACTCAGAAAAATGGCCAACTAGATAAACTAGAGGAAAAAGATGAAACCAAAGAGGAAGTTGAGAAGGCGGAACCATATGTGCCTCCACCACCATACGAACCACCAACTCCTTACCCTCAAAGACTAGCTAAGTCCAAAATCGAAGGTCAACTCAGGAAGTTCGTCGAACTCTTGAAGCAGCTTAATATTACCATCCctttcaccgaagctattacacagatgccctcatatgccaagttcCTCAAAGAAATCTTATCTAACAATAAGAAACTTGAGGATGATGAGACAATGACGCTTAACATAGAGTGTAGTGCTATCATTCAGAATAACATGCCACCTAAACTAAGAGATCCTGGCATTTTTTCCATACCCTGTGTGATAGGGAAGTTTGTAATAGACAAAGCCCTATGCGATTTAGGAGCTAGTGTGTGTTTGATGCCCCTTCCCATCTATGAAAGACTCAAATTGGGAGAGTTAAGACCAACGAGAGTGTCTCTCCAACTAGCAGATCATTCTATTAAGTATCCCATAGGAATGCTAGGGAACATTCCCGTCTGA